In Candidatus Kaistella beijingensis, a genomic segment contains:
- a CDS encoding glycoside hydrolase family protein: protein MLEIILGGFFAKWLDGFLKSSTVSTNKNIVFVNKINADVLDRLYAFLEVYEGYHDIAYDLKDGKITIGYGTTQWLDGAGRAIRPVRMGDTITRDQAKQQVINFFIPVIKNVEFYCTLNKIAISADLMVALLNFCYMGGIGFMNYECTKRIMLFGNNNANNDLVAEKLKQEIVGWLKGIKFKSSEKRCRAGVTDKYQCFGLGWSRRIAASVDLVKGVKRNKKWYDQNIKKPY from the coding sequence ATGTTAGAAATAATTTTGGGTGGTTTTTTTGCTAAATGGTTGGATGGTTTTTTAAAATCATCAACCGTTTCAACAAATAAAAATATTGTTTTTGTTAATAAAATTAATGCAGATGTTTTAGACCGTTTATATGCTTTTCTTGAAGTCTATGAAGGTTATCATGATATCGCCTATGATTTGAAAGATGGTAAGATAACTATTGGTTATGGGACTACCCAATGGTTAGATGGTGCAGGTCGGGCTATTCGTCCAGTACGTATGGGAGATACTATAACAAGAGATCAAGCTAAACAACAAGTAATTAATTTTTTTATTCCTGTTATTAAAAATGTTGAATTTTATTGCACTTTAAATAAAATTGCAATTAGTGCCGATTTGATGGTGGCTTTATTAAATTTTTGTTATATGGGTGGGATTGGTTTTATGAACTATGAATGCACCAAAAGAATAATGCTTTTTGGTAACAATAATGCAAATAATGATTTGGTTGCAGAAAAATTAAAACAGGAAATTGTTGGATGGTTGAAAGGTATTAAATTTAAGTCAAGTGAAAAAAGGTGCAGGGCTGGTGTTACAGATAAATATCAATGCTTTGGACTTGGTTGGTCTCGTCGAATTGCAGCGTCTGTAGATTTGGTAAAAGGTGTAAAGCGTAATAAAAAATGGTATGACCAAAACATAAAAAAACCGTATTAA
- a CDS encoding glycoside hydrolase family 55 protein, producing MKKLFLLNLLIVGFFGDGQISLVNPYTKQSNNYLSISKDYDGNSLLDSNVDNAVIYKKNDSYYAVDSYVNGEALNVRIFGAIPNDGKDDTMALKKALKYSSIVIPAGVYEISDKLIISKSISILGLGPVDINLKDKVNKGMILIKNAFNVRIENINFWGNRSGQVFSNTNPLDLSENRSIIRVERSEKITIKDCVFEESEGDGISLDNDFSFEAQKSNVNSDIIIDGNQFISNGRNGVSVIHAKNVVIKNSKFYNHIAQNSMLGCGIDIEPNPGLSSNENYYIENVNIENNYLENNNEGIQIFRILGTVGSGGAIKNVNILNNNFKNNLHNDLIVWSLSDTSVNIVGNNFDSLEKTINPYYSAIAVVNCDTALNVENNTITAARPFVFTNVKSASIVGNRCFFTNYGILIKNDNFYQSAINSELNKFEKNIFSLLSSSETEIVFVKMITDNLSTSIKKNFFIENIFNSNSVSFNQFAFIFSNVPNGIINSNYFLRNVLNMPTVNSNYVHVNTDSAQKIVDGEIKLN from the coding sequence ATGAAAAAGTTATTTTTATTAAACCTACTAATTGTAGGATTTTTTGGTGATGGTCAAATATCTTTAGTTAATCCATATACAAAACAGTCAAATAATTATCTTTCAATTTCGAAGGATTATGATGGAAATTCTTTGTTAGATTCAAATGTGGATAATGCTGTTATTTACAAAAAAAATGATAGTTATTATGCCGTTGATTCATATGTAAATGGTGAGGCCTTAAATGTTAGGATTTTTGGCGCTATTCCCAATGATGGTAAAGATGATACCATGGCGTTAAAAAAAGCGTTAAAATATAGTTCAATTGTAATTCCTGCGGGTGTTTATGAAATTTCAGATAAATTGATAATTAGCAAAAGTATTTCAATATTAGGTTTGGGCCCTGTTGATATTAATTTAAAAGATAAGGTTAATAAAGGAATGATTTTAATAAAAAATGCTTTCAATGTACGAATTGAAAACATAAACTTTTGGGGAAATCGTTCTGGTCAAGTTTTTTCAAATACTAATCCTTTAGACCTTTCAGAAAATCGTTCAATTATTCGTGTGGAACGTTCAGAAAAAATAACTATTAAAGATTGTGTATTTGAAGAAAGTGAGGGTGATGGTATAAGTTTAGATAATGATTTTTCTTTTGAAGCCCAAAAAAGTAATGTAAATAGTGATATTATTATAGATGGAAATCAGTTTATTTCTAATGGTCGCAATGGTGTCAGCGTTATTCATGCTAAAAATGTTGTGATAAAAAATAGTAAATTTTATAATCATATTGCACAAAATTCAATGTTGGGTTGTGGAATTGATATAGAACCTAATCCTGGCCTTTCTTCTAATGAAAATTATTATATTGAAAATGTAAATATTGAAAATAATTATTTAGAAAATAACAATGAGGGCATACAAATTTTTAGAATTCTTGGAACCGTTGGAAGCGGTGGTGCTATAAAAAATGTTAATATTTTAAATAACAATTTTAAAAATAATCTTCATAATGATTTAATTGTTTGGAGTTTAAGTGATACTTCCGTTAACATTGTAGGAAATAATTTTGATTCTTTGGAAAAAACAATAAATCCCTATTATTCAGCGATTGCTGTTGTTAATTGTGATACTGCGTTAAATGTAGAAAATAATACAATTACTGCTGCAAGACCTTTTGTTTTTACTAATGTTAAAAGTGCTTCTATTGTTGGAAATCGTTGTTTTTTTACAAATTATGGAATTTTGATAAAAAATGATAATTTCTATCAAAGTGCAATTAATTCAGAATTAAATAAATTTGAAAAAAATATTTTTTCTTTATTATCATCATCCGAAACTGAAATTGTATTTGTTAAAATGATTACTGATAATTTAAGTACCTCTATTAAGAAAAATTTTTTTATAGAAAATATTTTTAATTCAAATTCAGTTTCTTTCAATCAATTTGCTTTTATTTTTTCCAATGTTCCTAATGGAATTATTAACAGTAATTATTTTTTGCGTAATGTTTTGAATATGCCAACTGTGAATTCTAATTATGTACATGTCAATACTGATTCTGCACAAAAAATTGTAGATGGTGAAATAAAATTAAATTAA
- a CDS encoding phospholipase D-like domain-containing protein, translated as MENFNSKNGTKVRVYQGDAISLLAFDVDKKRAKNLAGFTIEYGFKQNGTLIRKYIYNRLTFDKDFMLQNKIPVSDKNSTLYSPIQKFNWVHVPNTDVSTRKADFGDYIYSVTPRYIEDGKLLPLDAALTVEVKIPVKPYIEKNCAVGFTRGFVSSVAYAKRFSRTNNSVRPKVDDQLIFDIKQIADHTKRWNSTLNKSEVVPYTFEEQHEWLGWQARARILEFIDEAINDKNLELKVLAFDLNEPEVCKKLLKLAKEKRLKIILDNSESHTKPKSWETAFEKEFLKVAAFNQIFRGRYGALAHCKVMVQLKNKVPQKVLTGSTNFSTNGIYVNSNHILIFNDKKTAKIYSDIFDASFGEENMKSFKTSLFAEKDHQVAKTSKTPQMTITFAPHKKETAEKIFRRISEKIEHQDTSDVLFAIMNDRSAGSILSSIRKQIDNENVFSYGITDTIGKNDEDFEIHLYKPNSKKGIRVAARGIKNNLPEPFGTVPGIDGYAIHHKFIVINFKGRNPVVYCGSSNLAFGPEQKNGDNLLEIFDKDIVTAFAIEALRLVDHFHWRNTEIEKSEHLYLDSFNKSKSWFESWFKEGDLKCRQRKLYIKE; from the coding sequence ATGGAAAATTTCAATTCAAAAAACGGTACAAAAGTACGGGTTTATCAAGGTGATGCCATTTCATTACTTGCATTTGATGTGGATAAGAAACGTGCAAAAAATTTAGCAGGTTTCACCATTGAATATGGTTTCAAACAGAATGGAACCCTCATTCGGAAATACATTTATAACAGGCTGACTTTCGATAAAGATTTTATGCTTCAGAATAAAATTCCGGTTAGTGATAAAAATTCTACGCTTTATTCACCCATTCAAAAATTCAACTGGGTACATGTTCCCAACACGGATGTGAGTACCCGAAAAGCGGATTTTGGAGATTACATTTATTCGGTAACACCGAGATATATTGAAGATGGTAAACTTTTGCCCCTTGATGCAGCTTTAACTGTAGAAGTTAAAATTCCTGTAAAGCCTTATATCGAAAAAAATTGCGCAGTTGGTTTTACTCGTGGTTTCGTTTCCTCTGTTGCCTACGCAAAGAGATTCAGTAGGACAAACAATTCAGTTCGGCCTAAAGTCGATGACCAGCTAATTTTTGATATCAAACAAATTGCGGATCACACAAAAAGGTGGAATAGTACCCTAAATAAATCTGAGGTTGTTCCATATACGTTTGAAGAACAGCATGAATGGCTAGGTTGGCAAGCAAGAGCAAGAATTTTAGAATTTATCGATGAAGCGATTAATGACAAAAATTTGGAACTCAAAGTTTTAGCATTTGATCTGAATGAGCCGGAAGTATGTAAAAAATTACTAAAGCTCGCCAAAGAAAAAAGGCTCAAAATTATTCTGGATAATTCTGAAAGCCATACGAAACCGAAGTCTTGGGAAACAGCCTTTGAAAAAGAATTTTTAAAAGTTGCAGCTTTTAATCAAATCTTCAGAGGTCGTTATGGCGCTTTGGCACATTGCAAGGTGATGGTGCAATTAAAAAATAAAGTCCCTCAAAAAGTGCTTACCGGTTCCACCAATTTTTCGACCAATGGAATATATGTTAACAGCAATCATATCCTGATTTTCAACGATAAGAAAACGGCCAAAATTTACTCAGATATTTTTGACGCTTCTTTTGGAGAGGAAAACATGAAAAGTTTTAAGACCAGTTTATTTGCGGAAAAAGACCACCAAGTTGCAAAAACATCGAAAACACCTCAAATGACGATTACTTTTGCGCCCCACAAAAAAGAAACTGCAGAAAAAATTTTTAGAAGAATCAGTGAAAAGATCGAACATCAAGACACGTCTGACGTACTTTTTGCCATCATGAACGATAGGAGTGCAGGAAGCATTTTGAGCTCCATACGGAAACAGATTGACAATGAAAACGTTTTCAGCTACGGAATTACGGATACCATCGGTAAAAACGATGAAGATTTTGAAATTCATCTCTATAAACCGAATTCAAAAAAAGGAATCAGAGTGGCTGCAAGAGGAATAAAAAACAATCTTCCTGAACCTTTCGGAACAGTTCCGGGGATTGATGGATACGCGATTCACCACAAGTTTATCGTAATTAATTTCAAAGGAAGAAATCCGGTGGTTTACTGCGGAAGCAGTAATCTTGCTTTTGGTCCTGAGCAAAAAAATGGAGATAATCTTCTTGAAATATTCGATAAAGACATTGTAACGGCTTTTGCGATAGAAGCCTTAAGATTGGTTGATCATTTTCACTGGAGAAATACGGAAATAGAAAAATCTGAACATTTATATTTGGATTCATTCAATAAGTCGAAATCGTGGTTTGAATCTTGGTTTAAAGAAGGAGATTTAAAATGCAGACAAAGAAAGCTGTATATCAAAGAGTAG
- a CDS encoding alpha/beta hydrolase family protein: MRITIAAIALFFLGFANAQENIKYQKPSAEILQLAEFERAPSVLMDSKKEWMIFSYRPTYKSLDDLNQDEMKLAGLRVNPVTNISSTMTFSNNLKIRKLKDKMEVQVQGLPANPKIAYTSFAPDEKKLAFTNTTSKGVELWVLDLATNSAKKMTNDNLNANLGTPYVWMKDSQTLLVKQIPANRAALIDDKKSLPDGPTVSTSDGKVSQNRTYQDLLKNPQDEANFETLAKSELVKISLNGTQESFKPTEIYTAMSFSPDGNYLMLTTIQKPFSYIVPLNRFPMTTTVFDQNGNAVKVVNEIPLNEIMPKGFSSVRTGKRAMTWRDDAPSTLVYAEALDGGDQAKSADFRDEIFLWEAPFSANPKSFFKTKQRYSGTDWSNSDYAVVFESWYDTRNTKSYLINLKDNSSKIIEDRNFQDVYSDPGRFNNTRNQYGRNVIDVENNKAYLVGDGFTKDGQKPFIDEIDLITQQKKRLYTSNLKNSKEDLYDIIDIKKGEILTVQQSANQYPNYFLRNIKNNKVAAVTNFPNPFESLKNVYKEVIKYKRNDGVELTGTLYLPANYDRKNHKEKLPLLIWAYPTEYKDKNTAGQNTQSPNDFTFPSYGSFIYWVTKGYAVLDDAAFPIIGEGKTEPNDTFIPQLVANGKAAIDAVDKLGYIDRNKVAVGGHSYGAFMTANLLTHSKDYACGIARSGAYNRTLTPFGFQSEQRNYWDVPNIYNTMSPFMNADKMKTPLLLIHGEADNNPGTFTLQTERYFQALKNLGAPVRMVLLPKESHGYAAKESILHTLWEQDQFLEKCLKK; this comes from the coding sequence ATGAGGATAACAATTGCGGCAATCGCCTTATTTTTTCTCGGTTTTGCCAATGCACAGGAAAACATCAAATACCAAAAACCATCAGCTGAAATTTTACAGTTGGCTGAATTTGAAAGAGCTCCATCTGTTTTGATGGACAGCAAAAAAGAGTGGATGATCTTTTCTTACCGACCAACTTACAAATCTCTCGACGATTTGAATCAGGATGAAATGAAATTGGCTGGTTTAAGGGTAAATCCCGTAACCAATATTTCGAGCACGATGACTTTTTCTAATAATTTGAAAATTAGAAAGTTAAAAGATAAAATGGAAGTTCAGGTTCAAGGTCTTCCTGCAAATCCTAAAATTGCGTACACTTCATTTGCACCGGATGAAAAGAAGTTGGCTTTTACGAACACCACTTCAAAAGGCGTTGAACTTTGGGTTTTAGATTTAGCCACCAATTCCGCAAAAAAAATGACAAACGATAATCTGAATGCGAATTTGGGAACTCCTTATGTTTGGATGAAAGATTCGCAAACGCTTCTGGTAAAGCAGATTCCCGCAAACAGAGCCGCTTTGATTGATGATAAAAAATCGCTTCCGGACGGACCAACCGTTTCCACTTCGGACGGGAAAGTTTCACAGAACAGGACCTATCAAGATTTGTTGAAAAATCCACAGGACGAAGCCAATTTTGAGACTTTGGCGAAATCTGAATTGGTAAAAATTTCCTTGAATGGAACGCAGGAAAGTTTCAAACCAACCGAAATTTATACGGCAATGAGTTTTTCACCGGATGGAAATTATTTGATGCTCACCACGATTCAAAAACCGTTCTCGTACATCGTTCCTTTGAATAGGTTTCCGATGACTACAACGGTTTTTGATCAAAATGGAAACGCTGTAAAAGTTGTTAATGAAATTCCTCTAAATGAAATAATGCCAAAAGGTTTTTCATCGGTACGAACAGGAAAAAGAGCGATGACTTGGCGTGATGATGCACCTTCAACGTTGGTTTATGCAGAAGCTTTGGATGGTGGTGACCAAGCAAAATCAGCAGATTTTAGAGATGAGATTTTCCTTTGGGAAGCTCCGTTTTCTGCTAATCCAAAATCTTTCTTTAAAACCAAACAAAGATATTCCGGAACAGATTGGTCAAATTCAGATTATGCAGTCGTTTTTGAAAGTTGGTACGACACTAGAAACACAAAATCCTATTTAATCAATCTTAAAGACAATTCGTCAAAAATTATTGAAGACCGTAATTTCCAAGATGTTTACAGTGATCCGGGAAGATTCAACAATACCAGAAATCAATATGGAAGAAATGTGATTGATGTTGAAAATAATAAAGCCTATTTAGTTGGAGACGGTTTTACCAAAGACGGTCAGAAACCTTTCATTGATGAAATTGATTTGATAACGCAGCAGAAAAAGCGACTTTATACCTCAAATCTAAAAAATTCCAAGGAAGATTTATACGATATCATCGACATCAAAAAAGGAGAAATTTTAACGGTGCAACAATCTGCAAATCAGTATCCCAATTACTTTTTGAGGAATATCAAGAACAATAAAGTTGCTGCGGTAACCAATTTCCCAAATCCTTTTGAAAGCCTTAAAAATGTGTATAAGGAAGTCATTAAATACAAAAGAAACGATGGAGTAGAGCTCACCGGAACGCTTTATTTACCTGCAAATTATGACCGAAAAAATCATAAAGAAAAATTGCCGTTGCTCATTTGGGCGTATCCAACAGAATACAAAGACAAAAACACGGCGGGACAAAACACGCAGAGTCCAAATGACTTTACTTTCCCGAGTTACGGTTCTTTTATTTATTGGGTGACCAAAGGTTACGCGGTTTTGGATGACGCGGCTTTTCCAATAATTGGCGAAGGAAAAACGGAACCGAATGATACTTTTATCCCGCAATTGGTTGCCAACGGAAAAGCGGCAATCGACGCCGTTGACAAATTAGGATATATCGACAGAAATAAAGTTGCAGTTGGTGGACATTCTTATGGAGCTTTTATGACGGCAAATTTGTTGACCCATTCCAAAGATTATGCATGTGGAATTGCGAGAAGTGGCGCTTATAACCGCACTTTGACGCCATTCGGATTTCAGAGTGAACAGAGAAATTATTGGGATGTTCCGAATATCTACAACACCATGTCACCATTTATGAATGCAGATAAAATGAAAACGCCGTTATTGCTCATTCATGGAGAAGCTGACAATAATCCGGGAACTTTTACCTTGCAAACCGAAAGATATTTTCAGGCATTGAAAAACTTGGGCGCACCTGTAAGAATGGTGCTTTTACCAAAAGAATCACACGGTTACGCAGCAAAAGAAAGTATTTTGCACACTCTATGGGAACAGGATCAGTTCTTGGAGAAATGTTTAAAGAAATAA
- a CDS encoding DoxX family protein, translating to MNYFTSTKTNPHLVNIGLLLVRVFVGFAMLSHGFPKLQQLLSGQEIQFFDFLGLGQKFSLILAVFAEFVCSIFLILGLFTRPAIFFLLITMAVAGLVVHGSDEFAKRELSLLYLSVFLLLFTFGPGKYSVDGMISKRKESKW from the coding sequence ATGAATTATTTTACTTCTACCAAAACTAATCCGCATCTTGTGAATATAGGTTTGTTATTGGTACGGGTTTTCGTAGGATTTGCAATGCTTTCTCACGGTTTTCCAAAACTTCAGCAGCTTTTGTCGGGACAGGAAATTCAGTTTTTTGATTTCTTGGGATTAGGACAAAAGTTTTCATTGATTCTCGCTGTTTTTGCAGAATTTGTATGCTCCATCTTTCTAATTTTAGGGCTTTTTACCAGACCGGCAATTTTCTTTTTGCTAATAACAATGGCAGTTGCAGGATTGGTTGTACATGGTTCCGATGAGTTCGCAAAAAGAGAGTTGAGCTTACTTTACTTATCGGTTTTCTTGCTCCTATTCACATTTGGTCCAGGAAAATATTCTGTTGATGGAATGATCAGCAAACGAAAGGAATCGAAATGGTAA
- the era gene encoding GTPase Era, whose amino-acid sequence MNNHKSGFVNIVGKPNAGKSTLLNQLMGEKLAIVTQKAQTTRHRIFGIYNEDDLQIVFSDTPGVLDPKYGLQEKMMDFVKDSLQDADVFLFIVDITDKSEPNEFLVDKLNKIPVPVLILVNKIDASNQQDLEKMMELWHERIPKAEILPISALKGFNTDVILPKLKSLLPENPPYYDKDQFTDKSERFFVNETIREKILLNYEKEIPYSVEVVTEMFKEKEGIIFIDSIIYVERDTQKGIIIGHKGEAIKKVGTEARIDLEKFFNKKIHLNLFVKVKKDWRKNERDLKNFGYR is encoded by the coding sequence TTGAATAATCATAAATCAGGTTTCGTAAACATCGTCGGAAAACCCAATGCGGGGAAATCTACACTACTCAATCAATTAATGGGAGAGAAGTTGGCGATTGTTACTCAAAAAGCACAAACCACACGACACCGAATTTTCGGAATTTATAATGAGGACGATTTACAGATCGTTTTCAGCGACACACCCGGAGTTTTGGACCCGAAATACGGATTGCAGGAAAAAATGATGGATTTCGTGAAAGATTCTTTGCAAGATGCCGATGTTTTTCTTTTCATTGTGGACATTACCGACAAATCAGAACCGAATGAATTTTTGGTTGATAAGCTCAATAAAATTCCTGTTCCGGTATTGATTTTAGTGAATAAAATCGATGCATCAAATCAGCAAGACTTGGAAAAAATGATGGAGTTGTGGCACGAAAGAATTCCCAAAGCCGAGATTCTCCCAATTTCTGCACTGAAAGGTTTCAACACCGATGTCATTCTTCCAAAGTTGAAATCTTTACTTCCAGAAAATCCGCCGTATTACGATAAAGACCAGTTTACAGACAAATCAGAAAGGTTTTTTGTGAACGAAACCATTCGCGAGAAAATTCTTTTGAACTACGAAAAAGAAATTCCATATTCTGTGGAAGTCGTGACGGAAATGTTCAAGGAGAAAGAAGGAATCATCTTCATCGATTCCATTATCTACGTCGAAAGAGATACGCAAAAAGGTATTATTATCGGTCATAAAGGTGAAGCCATCAAAAAAGTGGGAACAGAAGCCAGAATTGACTTGGAGAAATTTTTTAACAAAAAAATTCACTTAAATCTCTTCGTAAAAGTGAAAAAAGATTGGCGAAAAAACGAAAGAGATTTAAAAAACTTCGGCTACAGATAA
- a CDS encoding class I SAM-dependent methyltransferase, producing MKKLAKFLLNKIPRPMLINLSIFLRPLIYQFFKGDKFYDPIDGKSYRKFLPYGYGKQRENALSPGTLSLERHRQMWLYLQNETDFFTKNYKVLHIAPEQEFLRKFKKMKNLDYTSADLFSPIVDVKADILDLPFENGSFDVIFCNHVLEHIEDDRKAMSELFRVMKEGGWGIFQVPMKNALEKTYEDFSIKDPKERQKHFGQYDHVRWYGMDYFERLKSVGFEVDANFYSRKYSSEEIKKFGLMENEILPLVFKK from the coding sequence TTGAAAAAACTAGCCAAGTTCCTTTTAAACAAAATTCCGCGACCGATGCTTATTAACTTAAGCATTTTTCTTCGTCCTTTGATTTACCAGTTTTTTAAAGGGGATAAATTCTACGATCCCATCGACGGAAAATCTTATCGAAAATTTCTACCTTATGGTTACGGAAAACAGAGAGAAAATGCGCTTTCACCCGGAACTTTAAGTTTGGAAAGACACCGACAAATGTGGCTTTATCTTCAAAATGAAACCGATTTTTTTACCAAAAATTATAAAGTTCTGCACATCGCGCCGGAACAGGAATTTCTCCGAAAGTTCAAGAAAATGAAGAATTTGGATTATACTTCAGCCGATTTATTTTCACCGATTGTTGATGTAAAAGCGGATATTTTAGATTTGCCTTTTGAAAACGGATCTTTCGATGTGATTTTCTGCAACCATGTTTTAGAACATATCGAAGACGACCGAAAAGCGATGAGCGAACTTTTTCGGGTAATGAAAGAAGGAGGGTGGGGAATTTTCCAAGTTCCCATGAAGAATGCTTTGGAAAAAACTTATGAAGATTTTTCCATCAAAGATCCCAAAGAACGACAAAAACATTTCGGGCAATACGACCACGTTCGTTGGTATGGAATGGATTATTTTGAAAGATTAAAAAGTGTTGGTTTTGAAGTAGATGCTAACTTTTATTCAAGAAAATATTCAAGTGAAGAAATCAAGAAATTTGGTTTGATGGAGAATGAAATTTTGCCTCTCGTTTTCAAAAAATAG
- the tnpA gene encoding IS200/IS605 family transposase has protein sequence MADSNATYTQIHIQFVFAVKFRDSLIKEDWKEELHKYITGIVQNNNHKLLVINSMPDHVHILVGMRPKQSVSDLVMDIKTNSSRFINEKKFLPTRFEWQKGYGAFSYGKSQVNDVINYINNQEKHHHKKSFKEEYIEFLTKFDIDFNQEYIFNDLI, from the coding sequence ATGGCTGATTCAAACGCTACATACACACAAATACACATCCAATTTGTTTTCGCTGTGAAATTTCGTGATTCATTAATCAAGGAAGATTGGAAAGAAGAACTTCATAAATATATTACAGGAATAGTACAAAATAACAATCACAAATTATTGGTAATAAATTCAATGCCGGATCATGTTCATATCTTGGTTGGAATGAGACCAAAACAATCTGTATCCGATTTGGTAATGGATATTAAGACCAATTCTTCTAGATTCATTAATGAAAAAAAATTCTTGCCAACAAGATTTGAATGGCAAAAAGGATATGGAGCTTTTTCTTACGGTAAATCGCAAGTTAATGATGTAATCAACTATATTAATAATCAGGAAAAGCATCATCACAAAAAGTCTTTCAAAGAGGAATATATTGAATTTTTGACAAAATTTGATATTGATTTTAATCAAGAGTATATTTTTAATGATTTAATATAA
- the map gene encoding type I methionyl aminopeptidase produces MIILKTLDELRLMRESAQLVSKTLGLIAKEIKPGVTTNHLDKIGAEFIRDHEGEPAFLGMYGFPKNLCISPNAEVVHGIPNDKPLVEGDILSVDCGVYMNGFYGDHAYSFEVGEVAPETKKLLKVTKQSLYKGIEQCVRGKRVGDISNAIQTYCESHGYGVVRELVGHGLGRKMHEDPQVPNYGRKGSGKVLKDGIVLAIEPMINLGTHEVIFHKDGWTVTSKDNSPSAHFEHDVCIINGKPVLLSTFRYIYEALGIVSDEEAPFTMDF; encoded by the coding sequence ATGATAATTTTAAAAACCCTCGACGAACTTCGTCTCATGCGTGAAAGCGCGCAACTTGTCTCAAAAACTTTAGGTTTAATCGCTAAAGAAATAAAACCTGGAGTTACCACCAATCACCTCGATAAAATCGGGGCAGAATTTATTCGTGATCATGAGGGAGAACCTGCATTTTTAGGAATGTACGGTTTCCCAAAAAATCTATGCATCTCACCAAACGCAGAAGTAGTTCACGGGATTCCAAATGATAAACCACTTGTGGAAGGAGATATTCTTTCGGTGGATTGTGGCGTTTATATGAATGGTTTTTACGGCGATCACGCCTATTCCTTTGAAGTTGGGGAAGTTGCTCCAGAAACCAAAAAGTTGCTAAAAGTTACCAAACAATCTTTATACAAAGGAATTGAACAATGTGTTCGCGGAAAACGAGTAGGTGATATTTCCAATGCCATTCAAACCTATTGTGAGAGCCATGGTTACGGCGTTGTTCGCGAATTGGTTGGTCACGGTTTAGGAAGAAAAATGCACGAAGATCCGCAAGTTCCAAACTACGGCAGAAAAGGCAGCGGAAAAGTTTTGAAAGACGGAATTGTTCTCGCCATCGAACCGATGATTAATTTGGGAACGCATGAAGTAATATTCCACAAAGATGGTTGGACAGTCACTTCTAAGGACAATTCACCTTCTGCACATTTTGAACACGATGTCTGTATTATCAACGGAAAACCTGTTTTGCTTTCTACTTTCAGATATATTTATGAGGCGTTGGGAATTGTGAGTGATGAAGAAGCGCCATTTACAATGGATTTTTAA
- a CDS encoding BT0820 family HAD-type phosphatase has protein sequence MKSNKKLAIDFDGTVVEDAYPGIGKPKTFAFETLKKLQAEGYRLILWTYRHGKSLEEAVEFCKKNGVEFYAVNSSFEGEVFDSAEASRKIDADLFIDDRNLGGFPGWGEIYNIITDRIEFRVEGTEVLAYSKMKKEKKKGLFW, from the coding sequence ATGAAAAGTAACAAAAAACTCGCTATAGACTTCGACGGAACTGTTGTAGAGGACGCATATCCAGGAATCGGGAAGCCCAAAACATTCGCTTTCGAGACTTTGAAAAAACTTCAGGCCGAAGGTTACCGTTTAATTCTTTGGACCTACCGTCACGGAAAATCCTTGGAAGAAGCCGTAGAATTCTGTAAAAAAAATGGAGTAGAGTTTTATGCGGTCAACTCCAGTTTTGAAGGAGAAGTTTTCGATTCTGCAGAGGCATCTAGAAAAATTGATGCAGACCTGTTCATCGACGACCGAAATCTTGGCGGTTTTCCGGGATGGGGAGAAATCTATAACATCATCACCGACCGAATTGAATTCCGTGTAGAAGGAACCGAAGTTTTAGCCTACTCAAAGATGAAAAAAGAAAAGAAAAAAGGATTATTCTGGTAA